A genomic stretch from Flavobacterium sp. KS-LB2 includes:
- a CDS encoding DUF6702 family protein, producing the protein MKKTILITFFGLLFLTLTSFSVHKFYVALYQVNYAPQKKMLQITARIFVDDLNSAVGKKYAKKVNLGSEKETDEDLILLKKYLNEKFSIKINGQSKAINFLSKEMEGDVLICYLSMKEIPKVNSLEIYNAVITEGNSEQQNIMHFNVSGIKNTLLFTESTSKGMLKYE; encoded by the coding sequence ATGAAAAAAACAATCTTAATTACTTTTTTTGGGTTATTATTTTTAACGTTGACCTCTTTTAGTGTACATAAATTTTATGTAGCATTATATCAAGTTAATTATGCTCCCCAAAAGAAAATGCTTCAAATTACCGCTCGTATTTTTGTTGATGATTTGAATAGCGCAGTAGGAAAAAAATATGCTAAAAAAGTCAATTTGGGTTCTGAAAAAGAAACCGATGAGGATTTAATTTTATTGAAAAAGTATTTAAACGAAAAATTCTCTATTAAAATTAATGGACAATCTAAAGCTATTAATTTTTTAAGTAAAGAAATGGAAGGAGACGTACTTATCTGTTATTTAAGTATGAAGGAGATTCCTAAAGTTAATTCATTAGAGATTTATAACGCAGTTATCACAGAAGGAAATTCAGAGCAACAGAATATTATGCATTTTAACGTGAGTGGGATAAAAAACACCTTACTTTTTACAGAATCTACATCAAAGGGAATGTTAAAATATGAATAA